A genomic segment from Spinacia oleracea cultivar Varoflay chromosome 3, BTI_SOV_V1, whole genome shotgun sequence encodes:
- the LOC110804030 gene encoding CDK5RAP3-like protein, with protein sequence MQSQEDIQNLPIDISFSRLGEWLVDRKRIPADWRKRLSGIRAKIISAFASLPKDVDPYFHTLDSEGIDYLEAKKIYEILLRSTPESRNIFGRLSGTAGVWEAIVQAFEKDHIFLGEAAQTMAQNVNYEIPYLKKQVQKTQQQLAELDRKEADIKKSAALSAAKYAEACQELGLEGNNVRLELLESATKSLPNTFSDIMEIISGDSVAQAIEYYSSFVMELHSDNNCTSGTVVPNLKNIIENPPTLNVTMGSDFVESATAVSNLNENFDTCGTMSTGADGIDWDISLDSAQIDWDIGAIEETDAAANGLGPYEIINANDILQDSSENENEKFGQAASTGGGSVDVEVSGISWDVSVDNPQLEWKEDSGICNTEETQTSALNNSGDAQVSGDRSPLLDTEFRNKILDDLFEIKAFLNQRRIELTNEDTLSLQHQVQAVAPFVLQQYSSDNIQKMIYDVSSAISLLTNKKSRDLIMILNSKRFLDRLVRNLEEKKHHEVKLKDGLRDLSAKRMELQNSMSSSWPKQEVAISKTRELKKLCEITLSTMFNGRPVKIIGEINTLLTSGISA encoded by the exons ATGCAGTCTCAAGAAGACATTCAAAATCTTCCGATCGATATCTCTTTCTCCCGACTTGGAG AATGGCTGGTGGATCGGAAGAGAATCCCCGCGGACTGGAGAAAACGATTGAGTGGAATTAGAGCTAAGATTATATCTGCCTTTGCATCGCTTCCCAAAGATGTTGATCCCTATTTCCATACTCTTGATTCTGAAG GGATTGATTACTTGGAAGccaaaaaaatatatgaaattCTTTTGCGTTCCACTCCGGAGAGCAGGAACATATTTGGTCGGCTTTCAGGCACTGCT GGTGTATGGGAAGCAATTGTCCAGGCATTTGAGAAGGATCATATATTCCTTGGTGAGGCTGCTCAAACCATGGCCCAAAATGTTAATTATGAGAT CCCTTACCTAAAAAAGCAGGTCCAGAAGACTCAGCAACAGCTTGCAGAGCTTGATCGCAAGGAAGCTGATATCAAAAAAAGTGCAGCTTTATCAGCAGCAAAGTATGCAGAAGCTTGTCAAGAACTAGGATTGGAG GGGAATAACGTGAGATTAGAACTCTTAGAAAGTGCTACAAAATCTCTCCCAAACACCTTCAGTGATATTATGGAAATCATAAGTGGTGATTCTGTTGCACAAGCTATTGAGTACTACTCCAGTTTTGTTATGGAACTTCATTCCGATAATAAT TGTACATCGGGTACTGTGGTCCCAAACCTTAAGAATATCATTGAAAACCCTCCAACACTTAATGTCACTATGGGATCTGATTTTGTTGAGTCCGCAACTGCTGTGTCCAACCTTAATGAAAATTTTGATACTTGCGGAACCATGAGCACTGGGGCAGATGGCATTGATTGGGATATTTCCTTAGATAGTGCTCAGATTGACTGGGATATTGGTGCCATTGAAGAGACTGATGCTGCTGCTAATGGGTTGGGTCCTTATGAAATTATAAATGCTAATGATATTCTGCAAGATTCTTCGGAAAATGAGAATGAAAAGTTTGGCCAGGCTGCATCGACTGGTGGAGGGTCTGTTGATGTCGAGGTTTCGGGAATATCTTGGGATGTTAGTGTTGATAATCCTCAATTGGAATGGAAAGAAGATTCTGGTATATGTAATACAGAGGAAACTCAAACATCTGCCCTAAATAATTCAGGTGATGCTCAAGTCTCCGGTGACAGAAGTCCGCTTTTGGATACGGAATTCAGGAATAAAATTCTTGATGATCTCTTTGAG ATTAAGGCGTTTTTAAATCAGCGGCGGATTGAGCTTACCAATGAAGATACTTTGTCTTTGCAACATCAAGTTCAGGCAGTTGCTCCATTTGTGCTGCAGCAGTATTCTTCCGATAACATTCAGAAAATGATATATGACGTTTCATCAGCCATATCCTTGCTAACAAACAAAAAATCAAGAGACTTGATCATGATTCTGAATTCAAAAAG ATTCTTAGACAGGCTAGTGCGTAACTTGGAGGAAAAAAAGCATCATGAAGTAAAGCTGAAAGACGGATTGAGAGACTTGTCTGCAAAACGAATGGAGCTGCAGAATTCGATGTCTTCATCTTGGCCAAAGCAA GAAGTAGCAATAAGCAAAACAAGGGAGCTGAAGAAACTATGTGAAATTACTCTTTCAACCATGTTCAATGGAAGACCTGTCAAGATTATTGGAGAAATTAATACCTTGTTAACTAGTGGTATATCTGCGTGA
- the LOC110804016 gene encoding protein STRUBBELIG-RECEPTOR FAMILY 2 isoform X1, which yields MAMLLRCLSVFLLVVVSAVLYCEAKTDSLDVLALQDLYNALKRPKQLKGWTVGGGDPCEQSWTGVECSGSSVIHIKLHGLELEGYLGGQLFNLHSLKILDISSNRIEGVIPDGLPPNVTHLNLSGNKFLLSIPQTLSFLRNLRHLNLSLNNLSGPIGSVFKGLDNLKEMDLSYNKFSGDLPSSFASLTNLTRLFLQNNELTGSVVYLADLELIDLNIQDNHFSGIIPQHFQTIPNLWIGGNTFSRVGAYSPWSFPFDKVPNEQNITSPPIAESSAIEKDPSSGKHQHKKKGKALGIIALGVGGTAFIVTLLALAIAVHVKRTRTAEPENLNSSRRSMCSFPVSSNGDHSSGRYEEVPQVLSANTPPVVFSRHTPAVRGSTKGKVPTNAKLYTVSELQLATNNFSEENFLGEGSLGSVYKAKFPDGKIFVVKNINLVSLSFHEEQQFLDLVHCTSRLQHPNIVRLVGYCVENGQHLLVYEYVRDLTLDKALHCKFFLPLTWDLRIQIAVGVAQALDYMHSLSPPTAHCNLKAANILLEDELKPRVSDSGLSILRPLTSNSVKVKASEMAISDSGYIAQEYGQTGIESIKTDVYAFGVLLLELLTGRRPFDSSRATEEQCLVKWASLRLHDYGSLEDMVDPILRRSISAKALSRCADVISLCVQPEKEFRPRMSEVAEALSKMLQKPGTDVVEGDAFEKSFRSTKTRFSELS from the exons ATGGCGATGTTGCTGCGATGTTTGAGTGTTTTTTTACTGGTGGTTGTCTCGGCGGTTCTCTATTGCGAAGCTAAGACTGATTCACTTGATG TTCTAGCATTACAAGACCTGTACAATGCCCTTAAAAGGCCGAAGCAGCTTAAGGGATGGACAGTAGGAGGTGGAGATCCTTGTGAGCAGTCTTGGACTGGAGTTGAATGCTCTGGTTCATCCGTCATACATAT CAAACTTCATGGACTTGAGCTCGAGGGGTACCTTGGTGGCCAGCTATTCAATCTCCATAGCTTGAAAATCTT GGATATTAGCTCAAACAGAATCGAAGGTGTAATCCCAGATGGCTTGCCCCCTAATGTGACCCATTT GAATTTGTCTGGAAACAAATTTTTACTTAGCATTCCACAAACCCTGTCTTTCTTGAGAAACTTAAGACATTT GAATTTAAGTCTCAACAATTTATCCGGACCCATTGGGAGCGTATTCAAAGGTCTTGACAACTTGAAGGAGAT GGATCTATCATACAACAAGTTCAGCGGAGATCTGCCAAGTTCATTTGCATCTCTGACAAATCTTACCAGATT GTTTTTGCAAAACAACGAGCTAACTGGGTCAGTAGTATATCTGGCAGACCTTGAACTGATTGATCT GAACATCCAAGACAACCATTTCAGTGGCATTATCCCACAGCATTTTCAGACTATTCCAAATTTATG GATTGGAGGCAATACTTTCAGTAGAGTGGGGGCTTACTCACCATGGAGTTTTCCTTTCGATAAAGTTCCTAATGAGCAGAATATTACTAGTCCGCCTATAGCTGAATCAAGTGCCATAGAGAAGGATCCTTCCAGTGGAAAACACCAGCACAAGAAAAAGGGGAAGGCTTTAGGAATAATTGCATTAGGAGTTGGTGGAACAGCCTTCATCGTAACTCTTCTGGCACTTGCTATTGCAGTACACGTTAAACGAACTCGCACTGCCGAGCCTGAAAACTTGAACAGCAGCCGTAGGTCAATGTGTTCCTTTCCAGTTAGTTCAAATGGAG ATCATTCTTCTGGGAGATATGAAGAAGTCCCACAAGTTTTGTCAGCCAACACTCCACCTGTGGTCTTTTCCAGACACACACCTGCTGTTCGTGGGTCAACAAAGGGCAAAGTGCCCACTAATGCAAAACTTTATACGGTATCTGAACTCCAGTTAGCTACAAATAACTTCAGTGAAGAAAACTTTCTTGGAGAGGGATCACTTGGTTCAGTTTACAAAGCAAAGTTCCCTGATGGCAAG ATATTTGTAGTGAAAAACATAAACTTGGTATCACTGTCTTTTCACGAAGAACAACAGTTTTTGGATCTTGTTCACTGCACATCTCGTTTGCAGCATCCAAATATTGTACGTCTTGTTGGGTACTGTGTGGAGAATGGACAGCACCTCCTTGTGTATGAGTACGTGAGAGATTTGACACTTGATAAAGCTCTGCATTGTAAATTCTTTCTGCCCCTCACCTGGGACCTCCGTATTCAGATAGCTGTTGGTGTGGCACAAGCCCTGGA CTATATGCATTCTTTGTCACCCCCAACTGCACACTGCAATCTGAAAGCCGCCAATATATTGCTTGAAGATGAGCTTAAGCCCCGAGTATCTGACAGTGGACTTTCTATATTGAGGCCTCTCACCAGCAACAGTGTCAAAGTTAAG GCTTCTGAGATGGCTATTAGCGACAGTGGCTACATTGCACAAGAATATGGGCAAACAGGAATAGAGAGCATAAAGACTGATGTATACGCCTTTGGTGTCTTGCTTCTGGAACTTTTGACTGGAAGAAGACCATTTGATAG CTCTAGAGCAACAGAAGAGCAATGTTTGGTGAAATGGGCTTCACTTAGGCTTCACGATTATGGTTCTCTTGAGGACATGGTTGATCCAATCCTAAGAAGATCAATCTCTGCAAAGGCTCTCTCTCGATGTGCTGATGTCATATCTCTATGTGTCCAG CCTGAAAAAGAATTCCGGCCTCGAATGTCAGAAGTTGCTGAAGCTCTGTCAAAGATGTTGCAAAAGCCTGGGACAGATGTTGTGGAAGGAGATGCCTTTGAGAAATCATTCCGGTCAACCAAAACTCGTTTTTCTGAACTCTCCTGA
- the LOC110804016 gene encoding protein STRUBBELIG-RECEPTOR FAMILY 2 isoform X2, translating to MAMLLRCLSVFLLVVVSAVLYCEAKTDSLDVLALQDLYNALKRPKQLKGWTVGGGDPCEQSWTGVECSGSSVIHIKLHGLELEGYLGGQLFNLHSLKILDISSNRIEGVIPDGLPPNVTHLNLSGNKFLLSIPQTLSFLRNLRHLNLSLNNLSGPIGSVFKGLDNLKEMDLSYNKFSGDLPSSFASLTNLTRLFLQNNELTGSVVYLADLELIDLNIQDNHFSGIIPQHFQTIPNLWIGGNTFSRVGAYSPWSFPFDKVPNEQNITSPPIAESSAIEKDPSSGKHQHKKKGKALGIIALGVGGTAFIVTLLALAIAVHVKRTRTAEPENLNSSHHSSGRYEEVPQVLSANTPPVVFSRHTPAVRGSTKGKVPTNAKLYTVSELQLATNNFSEENFLGEGSLGSVYKAKFPDGKIFVVKNINLVSLSFHEEQQFLDLVHCTSRLQHPNIVRLVGYCVENGQHLLVYEYVRDLTLDKALHCKFFLPLTWDLRIQIAVGVAQALDYMHSLSPPTAHCNLKAANILLEDELKPRVSDSGLSILRPLTSNSVKVKASEMAISDSGYIAQEYGQTGIESIKTDVYAFGVLLLELLTGRRPFDSSRATEEQCLVKWASLRLHDYGSLEDMVDPILRRSISAKALSRCADVISLCVQPEKEFRPRMSEVAEALSKMLQKPGTDVVEGDAFEKSFRSTKTRFSELS from the exons ATGGCGATGTTGCTGCGATGTTTGAGTGTTTTTTTACTGGTGGTTGTCTCGGCGGTTCTCTATTGCGAAGCTAAGACTGATTCACTTGATG TTCTAGCATTACAAGACCTGTACAATGCCCTTAAAAGGCCGAAGCAGCTTAAGGGATGGACAGTAGGAGGTGGAGATCCTTGTGAGCAGTCTTGGACTGGAGTTGAATGCTCTGGTTCATCCGTCATACATAT CAAACTTCATGGACTTGAGCTCGAGGGGTACCTTGGTGGCCAGCTATTCAATCTCCATAGCTTGAAAATCTT GGATATTAGCTCAAACAGAATCGAAGGTGTAATCCCAGATGGCTTGCCCCCTAATGTGACCCATTT GAATTTGTCTGGAAACAAATTTTTACTTAGCATTCCACAAACCCTGTCTTTCTTGAGAAACTTAAGACATTT GAATTTAAGTCTCAACAATTTATCCGGACCCATTGGGAGCGTATTCAAAGGTCTTGACAACTTGAAGGAGAT GGATCTATCATACAACAAGTTCAGCGGAGATCTGCCAAGTTCATTTGCATCTCTGACAAATCTTACCAGATT GTTTTTGCAAAACAACGAGCTAACTGGGTCAGTAGTATATCTGGCAGACCTTGAACTGATTGATCT GAACATCCAAGACAACCATTTCAGTGGCATTATCCCACAGCATTTTCAGACTATTCCAAATTTATG GATTGGAGGCAATACTTTCAGTAGAGTGGGGGCTTACTCACCATGGAGTTTTCCTTTCGATAAAGTTCCTAATGAGCAGAATATTACTAGTCCGCCTATAGCTGAATCAAGTGCCATAGAGAAGGATCCTTCCAGTGGAAAACACCAGCACAAGAAAAAGGGGAAGGCTTTAGGAATAATTGCATTAGGAGTTGGTGGAACAGCCTTCATCGTAACTCTTCTGGCACTTGCTATTGCAGTACACGTTAAACGAACTCGCACTGCCGAGCCTGAAAACTTGAACAGCAGCC ATCATTCTTCTGGGAGATATGAAGAAGTCCCACAAGTTTTGTCAGCCAACACTCCACCTGTGGTCTTTTCCAGACACACACCTGCTGTTCGTGGGTCAACAAAGGGCAAAGTGCCCACTAATGCAAAACTTTATACGGTATCTGAACTCCAGTTAGCTACAAATAACTTCAGTGAAGAAAACTTTCTTGGAGAGGGATCACTTGGTTCAGTTTACAAAGCAAAGTTCCCTGATGGCAAG ATATTTGTAGTGAAAAACATAAACTTGGTATCACTGTCTTTTCACGAAGAACAACAGTTTTTGGATCTTGTTCACTGCACATCTCGTTTGCAGCATCCAAATATTGTACGTCTTGTTGGGTACTGTGTGGAGAATGGACAGCACCTCCTTGTGTATGAGTACGTGAGAGATTTGACACTTGATAAAGCTCTGCATTGTAAATTCTTTCTGCCCCTCACCTGGGACCTCCGTATTCAGATAGCTGTTGGTGTGGCACAAGCCCTGGA CTATATGCATTCTTTGTCACCCCCAACTGCACACTGCAATCTGAAAGCCGCCAATATATTGCTTGAAGATGAGCTTAAGCCCCGAGTATCTGACAGTGGACTTTCTATATTGAGGCCTCTCACCAGCAACAGTGTCAAAGTTAAG GCTTCTGAGATGGCTATTAGCGACAGTGGCTACATTGCACAAGAATATGGGCAAACAGGAATAGAGAGCATAAAGACTGATGTATACGCCTTTGGTGTCTTGCTTCTGGAACTTTTGACTGGAAGAAGACCATTTGATAG CTCTAGAGCAACAGAAGAGCAATGTTTGGTGAAATGGGCTTCACTTAGGCTTCACGATTATGGTTCTCTTGAGGACATGGTTGATCCAATCCTAAGAAGATCAATCTCTGCAAAGGCTCTCTCTCGATGTGCTGATGTCATATCTCTATGTGTCCAG CCTGAAAAAGAATTCCGGCCTCGAATGTCAGAAGTTGCTGAAGCTCTGTCAAAGATGTTGCAAAAGCCTGGGACAGATGTTGTGGAAGGAGATGCCTTTGAGAAATCATTCCGGTCAACCAAAACTCGTTTTTCTGAACTCTCCTGA
- the LOC110804016 gene encoding protein STRUBBELIG-RECEPTOR FAMILY 2 isoform X3 has protein sequence MAMLLRCLSVFLLVVVSAVLYCEAKTDSLDVLALQDLYNALKRPKQLKGWTVGGGDPCEQSWTGVECSGSSVIHIKLHGLELEGYLGGQLFNLHSLKILNLSLNNLSGPIGSVFKGLDNLKEMDLSYNKFSGDLPSSFASLTNLTRLFLQNNELTGSVVYLADLELIDLNIQDNHFSGIIPQHFQTIPNLWIGGNTFSRVGAYSPWSFPFDKVPNEQNITSPPIAESSAIEKDPSSGKHQHKKKGKALGIIALGVGGTAFIVTLLALAIAVHVKRTRTAEPENLNSSRRSMCSFPVSSNGDHSSGRYEEVPQVLSANTPPVVFSRHTPAVRGSTKGKVPTNAKLYTVSELQLATNNFSEENFLGEGSLGSVYKAKFPDGKIFVVKNINLVSLSFHEEQQFLDLVHCTSRLQHPNIVRLVGYCVENGQHLLVYEYVRDLTLDKALHCKFFLPLTWDLRIQIAVGVAQALDYMHSLSPPTAHCNLKAANILLEDELKPRVSDSGLSILRPLTSNSVKVKASEMAISDSGYIAQEYGQTGIESIKTDVYAFGVLLLELLTGRRPFDSSRATEEQCLVKWASLRLHDYGSLEDMVDPILRRSISAKALSRCADVISLCVQPEKEFRPRMSEVAEALSKMLQKPGTDVVEGDAFEKSFRSTKTRFSELS, from the exons ATGGCGATGTTGCTGCGATGTTTGAGTGTTTTTTTACTGGTGGTTGTCTCGGCGGTTCTCTATTGCGAAGCTAAGACTGATTCACTTGATG TTCTAGCATTACAAGACCTGTACAATGCCCTTAAAAGGCCGAAGCAGCTTAAGGGATGGACAGTAGGAGGTGGAGATCCTTGTGAGCAGTCTTGGACTGGAGTTGAATGCTCTGGTTCATCCGTCATACATAT CAAACTTCATGGACTTGAGCTCGAGGGGTACCTTGGTGGCCAGCTATTCAATCTCCATAGCTTGAAAATCTT GAATTTAAGTCTCAACAATTTATCCGGACCCATTGGGAGCGTATTCAAAGGTCTTGACAACTTGAAGGAGAT GGATCTATCATACAACAAGTTCAGCGGAGATCTGCCAAGTTCATTTGCATCTCTGACAAATCTTACCAGATT GTTTTTGCAAAACAACGAGCTAACTGGGTCAGTAGTATATCTGGCAGACCTTGAACTGATTGATCT GAACATCCAAGACAACCATTTCAGTGGCATTATCCCACAGCATTTTCAGACTATTCCAAATTTATG GATTGGAGGCAATACTTTCAGTAGAGTGGGGGCTTACTCACCATGGAGTTTTCCTTTCGATAAAGTTCCTAATGAGCAGAATATTACTAGTCCGCCTATAGCTGAATCAAGTGCCATAGAGAAGGATCCTTCCAGTGGAAAACACCAGCACAAGAAAAAGGGGAAGGCTTTAGGAATAATTGCATTAGGAGTTGGTGGAACAGCCTTCATCGTAACTCTTCTGGCACTTGCTATTGCAGTACACGTTAAACGAACTCGCACTGCCGAGCCTGAAAACTTGAACAGCAGCCGTAGGTCAATGTGTTCCTTTCCAGTTAGTTCAAATGGAG ATCATTCTTCTGGGAGATATGAAGAAGTCCCACAAGTTTTGTCAGCCAACACTCCACCTGTGGTCTTTTCCAGACACACACCTGCTGTTCGTGGGTCAACAAAGGGCAAAGTGCCCACTAATGCAAAACTTTATACGGTATCTGAACTCCAGTTAGCTACAAATAACTTCAGTGAAGAAAACTTTCTTGGAGAGGGATCACTTGGTTCAGTTTACAAAGCAAAGTTCCCTGATGGCAAG ATATTTGTAGTGAAAAACATAAACTTGGTATCACTGTCTTTTCACGAAGAACAACAGTTTTTGGATCTTGTTCACTGCACATCTCGTTTGCAGCATCCAAATATTGTACGTCTTGTTGGGTACTGTGTGGAGAATGGACAGCACCTCCTTGTGTATGAGTACGTGAGAGATTTGACACTTGATAAAGCTCTGCATTGTAAATTCTTTCTGCCCCTCACCTGGGACCTCCGTATTCAGATAGCTGTTGGTGTGGCACAAGCCCTGGA CTATATGCATTCTTTGTCACCCCCAACTGCACACTGCAATCTGAAAGCCGCCAATATATTGCTTGAAGATGAGCTTAAGCCCCGAGTATCTGACAGTGGACTTTCTATATTGAGGCCTCTCACCAGCAACAGTGTCAAAGTTAAG GCTTCTGAGATGGCTATTAGCGACAGTGGCTACATTGCACAAGAATATGGGCAAACAGGAATAGAGAGCATAAAGACTGATGTATACGCCTTTGGTGTCTTGCTTCTGGAACTTTTGACTGGAAGAAGACCATTTGATAG CTCTAGAGCAACAGAAGAGCAATGTTTGGTGAAATGGGCTTCACTTAGGCTTCACGATTATGGTTCTCTTGAGGACATGGTTGATCCAATCCTAAGAAGATCAATCTCTGCAAAGGCTCTCTCTCGATGTGCTGATGTCATATCTCTATGTGTCCAG CCTGAAAAAGAATTCCGGCCTCGAATGTCAGAAGTTGCTGAAGCTCTGTCAAAGATGTTGCAAAAGCCTGGGACAGATGTTGTGGAAGGAGATGCCTTTGAGAAATCATTCCGGTCAACCAAAACTCGTTTTTCTGAACTCTCCTGA